In Vicia villosa cultivar HV-30 ecotype Madison, WI unplaced genomic scaffold, Vvil1.0 ctg.000418F_1_1, whole genome shotgun sequence, the DNA window ATCAAGGCCTGTGATaagattataaaatataaattaaaagaaaagcaAAATTGAGCAAGAGGGAAGACAAAATTTGAGAGGCTATAATTTCAAATATATGAATAACACAATATATCAAGCAACCTAGTTAAAAAATCACCTTGATTATCACAAATTGTAAAAGATAATCCATTTTTCATTTATCAACCAGATGAATATCAAATGTTGCATAGCTACATTTACGCTGCTTGCGTCCAAGGCCAAGAGCATGGCCAGCCCCGACTACAAGCAACGATATTTAGCGCGCAGTATAAGAAACTTACGTCCTGCAGAAACTCCCATCCGGGTTTCCTCTGGGCCACCTCATCTCGTAGTAGATCATACCGCCTGGATTCCTGAACTCGTTCATAAAAGAAAGACAAAATAGTCAATTTATGAAGGTAAAACAAAAACAGCTTCGAATTGATGATTTGATCGAATGCTATAAATGTAATTGAACGAAAGCATAAAGTGATAAAACCCTAGAAGCTAATAGGCCAGCACCatcaatctttgtttttgttttaaagagCCTAGCGGCGAACTCACGCAGACTAAGTGTGAAGATGTAAGGAATTATGGGTTTGAACCCGCATCTAATTTTGTTCTTTGGTGTTTCTCTATTTCAGAACATATTTTCAAGTCAACTTCCCTCCAAATAATCATGTACTAGCATTGATAGGTCAAAAAGGATTAATTTGAACAAGCAAAGAGGACTTTTGAAtggaaaaatacaaaaatatcgaAACCAATAACAtgaaaaattaatacaataaaataGTTGAGCGGGAACTGAAAATAGGAAGGACTGTGAACCAACAACCTGATACTCTGACCCTATTGCCTGCTTTGCGTTATCGCCATAGGTAAATCCATACATAATCTGTGGAAAAGTAATCAACCAAAATGCAGCAATACCGGGATCTTTCATGCTGTGCCTTATGTGCTGAAAATATTAACAACATAAGAAAGTATTAAGAATACAGTGTCAAATAAGAGTGAGAATCTCAAGTGAAATTTATTCTAATTTCTGTCCCCCCATGATACTAGTTTGCTTAACTGGTGCTACCTTTGTCCCTAAATATATGACTCTCGTGTTTTTACCTTGTCCCTTTAAAAGATCCTTCCAAATTTTAAATAACGACTTATTACCTCATATGGATACTCCATCTTTTCCAAAACATTTAAAGCTTGCCATGGGGGCTCCATAATCTGAACAAAGAAAGGACACATAACAATGGTAAGAATGGATGATATTTACGGTTCAAATATGAATTGGTAAAAATAAACAATTTAGGAAGAAAAAATAAAGGTATCAAGGAATTAAAGAAACAACTCACACCATCTGCTGAAATCCTAAGCGGCAATTTGTTTTTGCATTCAGGACAGCCCATTACACCCTGTGCATTATCAATAAATTCTTAAAACCAAAAAACACAACAGCATTGGCATGCAAAACTATTGGACCAAGCATGTTGACAGTTATTATCTATTCCGGATTCTATCCATGAAAACAACCATGTATGGTGGAATGTTTTACGCTCGGCGATGGAATTTAGTTCATACCGTTGCATCGCAGATTGGACAGTCTTTTGATGGTAATGGTATCTGAGGATCCAATGAGGCTGGTATATGCACTAACTCAGCCCGGTTGTTGAAAATGGCATCTGCAACAGACTCAGCAGTCGCTCTCTCTCCGCTAAAAgtgaaagaattgaagaagatataTAAGATATAGATTAGCCGGAAGAGAGAATCCagtgaaattataataaaaaatatgccATTAGGAATCAATGTCTGTAAACTCTAACTTTATCCACATGGAATGCAACTCACCTCTTCAAGGTGCAATTCTTCACTTGATAGTGCACCCTTCCACTTCCACGACACATGGTACACCGCAAGGCCTGCCATCCATTACACGTCCCACAGTTCCTGAACTCAATAACACATTTAGTTAGATTTCAATAACTCCAAAGCTAACCAACAACAACACTACGCCAATCAAAGATTAGATGCATCATACATTACCTTGGACATATCACCTTCTTTCCCAAATTTAACGCAATGTCATAAGTCCCCAATGTAGCAACAGCCTACAAACAAACCATGTAGCACTACTCATCAACAACTAAAgataaagataaaaacaaaaacaaaaacaaaaaaaaaaaacataatttccaCTAAAACCCAGAAAAAGGGCCTCAACAAAAAAGTAGAATTTACCGAAAAAAAGACAAATTTGTTGAAGATAAATAATTATGAGAATGACCCAGATAAGAGAATTGCAAAAAAGTTGAAATTTGAGAAGAAAAGGCAAAAGGGTATAAGAAACTAACGAAGACAGAAGCGGCGGATAGTTTAGAAACAAGTTCTGGGACACCGAAGCCACGAGGTGCAGAACCAGCAATGTCGAATGCGAGAGTTAACGGAGTGAAGAGAATCTTAAAGGGGAAACCGAAAATGTCACTAACGGTTTCGCCATAAGCGTTGTTGAACTGGTTGTAGCGATCTCCGAAGTAGTTTTTGACGAATTGGCGGAAACCAACACGGGGTTTGGGCATGGCGTGGCGCCaagagagggagagggagagtGAAGGAGAGGAAGTGGATAGAGTTGTTGGTTGTTGAAGAAGAGGGAAGGGAGGGTgataaatttcaatattttatttcatCGAAGTATATTTTCAAATTTACTCAAAAAAGGGTTAATGgttgaaaattatattattatcttgagttaaaaatacacaaaaattatattatttacttgagttaaaaatacacaaagtttctcaaccaaactaaTGAATCTCTTACATACCACTAGAATATTAATTTTTGTCCCTAATTTTTATAGATGGATTTCCAGAAGCACtccgtattttaaaaaaaaaattgattcttttcgtagatgcatctacggaagcggaAGCGTATAAAACATAGTGAatcttgggattttcccaattaattgggaaaatcccaagttacGTAGATGAACATTTTATTTTCAAACCCTATCAAATCTTTTCGTAGATGTATTTACGAAACATTCTGATTTTtctaattaattgggaaaatctcacgtttcact includes these proteins:
- the LOC131627989 gene encoding uncharacterized protein LOC131627989; translation: MPKPRVGFRQFVKNYFGDRYNQFNNAYGETVSDIFGFPFKILFTPLTLAFDIAGSAPRGFGVPELVSKLSAASVFAVATLGTYDIALNLGKKVICPRNCGTCNGWQALRCTMCRGSGRVHYQVKNCTLKSGERATAESVADAIFNNRAELVHIPASLDPQIPLPSKDCPICDATGVMGCPECKNKLPLRISADGIMEPPWQALNVLEKMEYPYEHIRHSMKDPGIAAFWLITFPQIMYGFTYGDNAKQAIGSEYQESRRYDLLRDEVAQRKPGWEFLQDALISIDPDRAREDPVIVKNVPYYKAKKALEEEVMKLDPPPRPSNWGELDLPLSSSSWGEEELKDPEKFQEMTVLLKAQREISENILNVQWETKWRQEKVNELLEEKVQPYIQNIDNEVLSEPILLKPKKQEKNHRQRKWFFFF